One window of Rasiella rasia genomic DNA carries:
- a CDS encoding TlpA disulfide reductase family protein has protein sequence MKIIIAFISCLLLISCGEADSKKVETIDSTEIVAASIDVENASQKDFSDKLPIIDFKEFETTYLKATDTEMTYVLNFWATWCKPCVKELPYFEELNATYKDKNVSVVLVSLDFPENIEKQVLPFIEKHQLKSEVVLLDDPDANSWIPKVSKEWSGAIPATIIVKGDQYKFYEQSFTYSELETELKLIL, from the coding sequence ATGAAAATTATAATTGCATTCATCAGTTGTCTTTTACTTATATCCTGCGGAGAAGCTGATTCAAAAAAGGTTGAGACTATAGATAGTACAGAGATAGTTGCTGCGTCAATAGATGTAGAAAATGCCTCCCAAAAGGATTTTTCAGACAAACTACCGATTATAGATTTTAAGGAGTTTGAAACTACATATTTGAAAGCAACCGATACAGAAATGACTTATGTGCTTAATTTTTGGGCTACATGGTGTAAGCCGTGTGTAAAAGAGCTACCATATTTTGAAGAACTTAACGCTACTTATAAGGACAAAAATGTTAGCGTTGTATTGGTAAGTCTAGATTTTCCAGAAAATATTGAGAAACAGGTTTTACCTTTTATTGAAAAGCACCAATTAAAAAGTGAGGTAGTATTGTTGGATGACCCTGATGCTAATAGCTGGATTCCGAAGGTTAGCAAGGAATGGAGTGGAGCAATTCCAGCTACCATTATAGTAAAAGGAGATCAGTATAAATTCTACGAACAGTCTTTTACCTATTCAGAATTAGAAACAGAACTTAAATTAATCTTATAA
- a CDS encoding rhodanese-like domain-containing protein: MKYKILIVGIILASLVSCTHTPEKVQEVSAQDVYNAVYKKSNQGLQVLDVRTPEEYGVSHLKDAQNICVTENDFKEKVEGLDKEKPVYVYCKKGGRSARAAKILVEMGFKEVYDLQGGITAWESEGLETSE, translated from the coding sequence ATGAAGTATAAAATTCTCATCGTAGGTATTATACTAGCTAGTTTAGTTTCCTGCACGCACACTCCCGAAAAGGTTCAAGAAGTTAGCGCTCAGGACGTATATAATGCTGTTTACAAAAAGTCGAACCAAGGATTACAAGTATTGGATGTTAGAACACCAGAAGAATATGGAGTATCACACTTAAAAGATGCCCAGAATATTTGTGTAACAGAGAACGACTTTAAAGAAAAAGTTGAAGGCTTAGATAAAGAAAAGCCCGTTTATGTTTATTGCAAAAAAGGGGGGCGAAGCGCTCGAGCAGCTAAAATTCTAGTTGAAATGGGCTTTAAAGAAGTATACGATTTACAGGGGGGTATCACGGCATGGGAGTCTGAAGGTCTGGAAACCAGCGAATAA
- a CDS encoding winged helix-turn-helix transcriptional regulator yields MEIQHKKRLIKYNDKTFSCTTSIAMELIGGKWKSVILIYLVGGKKRYNELYKLISTITERTLSLQLKQLEKDGLITRKVYTKKPPLKVEYALTPFGESLEPVLIAIANWGKIVADKKGETIE; encoded by the coding sequence ATGGAGATTCAGCATAAAAAAAGATTGATAAAATACAATGACAAAACGTTTTCGTGTACTACAAGTATTGCTATGGAATTAATAGGTGGTAAGTGGAAAAGTGTTATTTTAATCTATTTAGTGGGTGGAAAAAAACGCTATAATGAGCTTTACAAATTAATTTCTACCATTACAGAAAGAACGTTGAGCCTACAACTTAAACAATTGGAAAAAGACGGCCTTATTACCAGAAAGGTCTATACAAAAAAACCACCTTTAAAGGTAGAATATGCACTCACTCCGTTTGGAGAAAGTTTGGAGCCTGTATTAATTGCAATCGCAAATTGGGGGAAAATTGTAGCCGATAAGAAGGGTGAAACGATTGAGTGA
- a CDS encoding anthranilate synthase component I family protein produces the protein MPYTITTYSKKLLADTLTPVSVYLRLRDKFPNSLLLESSDYHANDNSFSYICCNPIATFQVVNEVITQTFPDGRTIEASTKKLNVVSALENFSSSFKATSDTHFKFINNGIFGYTAYDAVRYFDNIPINKTKASLNIPDLYYAVYQNIIAINHFNNEAYIFAHCHENSSNISEIELLLKSKDFAEYPFKRAGTPTTNLKDQAFIDLVKTCKAHCARGDVFQIVPSKRFSQTFTGDEFNVYRALRSVNPSPYLFYFDYGKFKIFGSSPEAQLVVQDNIAEIHPIAGTFKRTGNDEQDAILAKQLSEDDKENSEHVMLVDLARNDLSRHGSNVKVETYREVQYFSHVLHLVSKVTATKNEKTSTMQVVADTFPAGTLSGAPKHKAMQLLEKYENTNREFYGGAIGFMDFNGNYNHAIIIRSFVSKNHTLHYQAGAGVVSESNPEKELQEVYNKLGALTKALELAEEI, from the coding sequence ATGCCGTATACAATAACAACATACTCAAAAAAGTTACTTGCCGACACCTTAACACCAGTGTCTGTATACCTCAGGCTACGGGACAAATTTCCCAACAGTCTGCTTTTAGAAAGTAGTGATTACCATGCTAACGACAACAGCTTCAGCTATATTTGTTGTAACCCAATCGCAACATTCCAGGTAGTTAATGAAGTAATAACACAAACATTTCCAGATGGCAGAACTATAGAAGCTTCTACCAAAAAACTAAACGTTGTAAGTGCTTTAGAAAATTTCAGTAGTAGTTTTAAGGCAACATCAGATACGCATTTTAAGTTCATTAATAATGGCATCTTTGGCTATACAGCGTATGACGCCGTACGCTATTTCGATAACATCCCAATTAACAAAACCAAAGCATCGCTAAACATTCCAGACCTGTATTATGCGGTGTATCAAAATATTATTGCCATTAATCACTTCAATAATGAAGCCTATATTTTTGCACATTGCCATGAAAACAGCTCAAACATTTCAGAAATTGAACTGTTATTAAAGTCGAAAGATTTTGCCGAATACCCATTTAAAAGAGCCGGAACACCCACAACCAACCTTAAAGACCAAGCATTTATAGACTTAGTTAAAACTTGTAAGGCGCACTGTGCTCGAGGCGATGTGTTTCAAATTGTGCCAAGCAAGCGCTTTTCGCAAACATTTACAGGAGATGAGTTTAACGTGTATAGAGCCTTAAGAAGTGTAAATCCTTCGCCCTATTTGTTTTATTTTGACTACGGAAAGTTTAAAATATTTGGTAGCTCACCAGAAGCACAGCTTGTGGTACAAGACAACATTGCAGAGATACATCCAATTGCGGGCACTTTTAAACGAACTGGAAACGATGAGCAAGATGCCATTTTAGCAAAGCAACTATCTGAAGACGACAAGGAAAATAGCGAACATGTGATGTTGGTAGATTTGGCTAGAAACGATTTAAGCAGACACGGAAGTAATGTAAAAGTTGAAACGTATCGCGAAGTCCAATATTTTTCACATGTGCTACATTTAGTCAGTAAGGTTACCGCAACAAAAAATGAAAAAACTAGTACCATGCAAGTGGTTGCAGATACATTTCCCGCGGGTACCCTAAGTGGGGCTCCTAAGCACAAAGCCATGCAACTTCTTGAAAAGTATGAAAATACAAACAGAGAATTTTATGGCGGCGCTATTGGTTTTATGGATTTTAATGGCAACTATAACCATGCTATCATTATTCGTTCTTTTGTAAGCAAAAATCATACGCTACACTACCAAGCAGGCGCTGGGGTAGTTTCAGAAAGTAATCCCGAAAAAGAATTACAAGAAGTATATAATAAATTAGGTGCTTTGACTAAAGCACTAGAACTCGCAGAAGAAATATAA
- a CDS encoding nuclear transport factor 2 family protein, whose protein sequence is MNQEQNKQNAISFYKMAFEGNPKKAVALYVGDEYIQHNPAVASGTKGFIDYFERMQNEYPDKSINFVRSVAEGNLVALHTHQIWPDNDEYITMDFFGFDEKGKICEHWDSIQQIPQTSANKNTMY, encoded by the coding sequence ATGAATCAAGAACAGAATAAACAAAATGCTATTTCTTTTTACAAAATGGCTTTCGAGGGTAACCCGAAAAAAGCAGTTGCATTGTATGTGGGTGATGAGTATATCCAACATAACCCTGCAGTTGCTAGTGGTACGAAAGGTTTTATTGATTATTTTGAACGTATGCAGAACGAATACCCAGACAAGTCTATAAACTTTGTAAGAAGTGTAGCCGAAGGTAATTTGGTGGCCTTACACACGCACCAGATCTGGCCTGACAATGACGAGTATATTACAATGGATTTCTTTGGGTTTGATGAAAAGGGTAAAATATGCGAGCATTGGGATTCTATTCAACAAATTCCGCAAACATCGGCAAATAAAAACACAATGTATTAA
- the nfsB gene encoding oxygen-insensitive NAD(P)H nitroreductase, with protein sequence MNLTETLNWRYTTKEFDPTKSISDADMAQIKNLLRMSPSSVNLQPWHFIIAETKEGKERIAKGTQGFFSFNEPKVTNAAAVVLFCSKIDANEAYIKHIADTEDSDGRFPNEDVKNGFLGAAKTFSGIHKYELKDLQHWLEKQVYLNIGNFLLGVASLQIDATPMEGIDVKALDEEFELRENGYTALVAVSLGYRAESDFNSTEKTPKSRLAESEIFTVI encoded by the coding sequence ATGAATTTAACTGAAACACTAAACTGGAGATACACTACTAAAGAATTTGACCCAACAAAAAGCATCTCCGATGCAGACATGGCTCAAATCAAAAATTTATTGAGAATGAGTCCGTCGAGTGTAAACTTGCAACCATGGCATTTTATCATTGCAGAAACGAAAGAGGGAAAAGAGCGAATTGCGAAAGGAACCCAAGGTTTTTTCAGTTTTAATGAACCGAAAGTAACAAATGCCGCTGCAGTAGTGTTGTTTTGTTCAAAAATTGATGCAAATGAAGCGTACATAAAACATATTGCAGATACTGAAGATAGTGATGGAAGATTCCCAAATGAGGATGTGAAGAACGGATTTTTAGGTGCTGCTAAAACATTTTCGGGTATCCATAAATACGAGTTAAAAGACCTTCAGCATTGGTTAGAAAAGCAAGTATACCTTAATATAGGTAATTTTTTATTGGGTGTTGCAAGTCTACAAATTGATGCAACGCCTATGGAAGGAATTGACGTAAAAGCATTAGATGAAGAATTTGAATTAAGAGAAAATGGATATACAGCCCTGGTTGCTGTGTCTTTAGGATATAGAGCTGAATCTGATTTTAATTCAACTGAAAAGACACCAAAATCTAGATTAGCAGAAAGTGAAATCTTTACGGTGATATAA
- a CDS encoding AraC family transcriptional regulator, translating to MPRTIIENIVIQEYKNQSFFEFCKYTTIRFFEILYFEKGTGTLKINGNTVTYAPNSIFVFIPDDVYIVNAETATSTVTIKFLKSFFRNTHIQNTTLPVNDWFRKIEEILHSESHQLREMQFESQHDKMHLTSLINMVAAEYNEKQTFDIFIIQNSLSVILHLIARNIQYINTDSIKKVKSSRIQQIINYIHANIYNSELLSTKNLAEKFYMADNYISEYFKKHTDVSLKKYIINYKLKLVETRLKYTDLQYSEIANELGFTDSSHLNKTFKTYKGTSLSAFKESLA from the coding sequence ATGCCAAGAACGATAATTGAAAATATTGTTATTCAAGAGTACAAAAATCAATCGTTTTTTGAGTTTTGTAAATACACAACTATTCGCTTTTTCGAAATTTTATATTTTGAGAAAGGTACAGGTACGCTAAAAATAAATGGTAATACTGTTACCTACGCACCCAATAGTATTTTTGTATTCATACCAGATGATGTTTATATCGTTAATGCAGAAACAGCCACAAGTACTGTAACTATAAAGTTTCTGAAAAGTTTTTTTAGGAATACCCACATACAAAATACAACACTACCTGTAAATGACTGGTTTCGTAAAATTGAAGAAATTTTACACAGTGAGAGTCATCAGTTACGCGAAATGCAGTTTGAATCTCAACACGATAAGATGCATTTAACGTCTCTTATCAACATGGTAGCTGCAGAATATAACGAAAAACAGACATTCGATATTTTTATTATTCAAAATTCCTTATCGGTAATCTTACATCTAATAGCTAGAAACATTCAGTACATTAATACCGATTCTATAAAGAAGGTAAAGTCTTCAAGAATTCAGCAAATTATTAATTATATACATGCTAACATTTATAATTCAGAACTATTATCTACAAAAAATTTAGCTGAAAAATTTTATATGGCAGATAATTACATTAGCGAGTACTTTAAAAAACATACAGATGTTTCTCTAAAAAAGTATATAATTAACTATAAATTGAAACTCGTTGAAACACGTTTGAAATATACCGACTTGCAATATTCTGAAATTGCTAATGAACTTGGTTTTACAGATTCAAGCCACTTAAATAAAACATTTAAAACTTATAAGGGCACAAGCTTAAGTGCTTTTAAAGAAAGTTTAGCCTAA
- a CDS encoding thioredoxin family protein, producing the protein MKTQIFKIVLPLFCIAVLASCQEKVSTTAVENVETTKEVALADTKEVPVKTKGYGIGDVAADFKLKDVDGKMVSLSDYKDAKGFIVIFTCNTCPFAVASEERIVALDTEYKAKGYPVIAINPNDPEVQPDDTYELMQAKAKEAGFTFPYLYDSSNSVYATYGATKTPHIYLLNKEDKGNVVKYIGAIDDNVRNGDAVKDRFLANAINELLAGKEISVKETKAIGCSVKQKKA; encoded by the coding sequence ATGAAAACACAAATTTTTAAAATCGTATTACCGCTTTTTTGTATTGCAGTTTTAGCTAGCTGTCAAGAAAAAGTGTCTACAACAGCTGTAGAGAACGTTGAGACAACTAAAGAAGTTGCATTGGCAGACACCAAGGAGGTTCCTGTAAAGACTAAGGGGTATGGAATTGGAGATGTTGCTGCAGACTTCAAACTAAAAGATGTTGACGGCAAGATGGTATCATTAAGTGATTACAAAGATGCCAAAGGTTTTATTGTTATTTTTACCTGTAATACGTGTCCATTTGCTGTCGCTAGTGAAGAACGAATTGTTGCGCTAGACACTGAATATAAGGCAAAAGGTTATCCAGTTATTGCTATTAATCCAAACGACCCAGAGGTACAGCCAGACGATACCTATGAGTTAATGCAAGCAAAGGCGAAAGAAGCCGGATTTACGTTCCCTTATTTATACGATTCTTCTAACAGTGTCTATGCTACCTACGGAGCAACAAAGACACCACACATTTATTTACTTAATAAAGAAGACAAAGGAAACGTAGTGAAGTATATTGGAGCTATAGATGACAATGTTCGAAATGGAGATGCTGTAAAAGATCGTTTCTTGGCTAATGCGATCAACGAATTATTGGCAGGCAAGGAAATTTCAGTAAAAGAAACGAAAGCAATTGGTTGTTCAGTAAAACAAAAGAAGGCATAA
- a CDS encoding zinc-binding alcohol dehydrogenase family protein, producing the protein MNAIGYKENLPIENAKSLQDVQLEIPRATGRDILVEIKAISVNPADYKVRLGMPVDGDNWKVIGWDATGIVKDVGDKVTLFKAGDEVYYAGDFTRQGSYAQYQIVDERIVGKKPSSLSYAEAAALPLTTLTAWEMLFDRLDVNKSNNNKSILIIGAAGGVGSIMVQLVKKLTNLKIIGTASRKETSTWLQDLGVDRVINHRNKLSEELDKNNLPAPDYVVSLNATEHHIDEIVKLIKPQGKFGFIDDPKSINIMPFKSKAVSIHIELMFTRSMFQTADMIEQHNILNKASELIDNGTIKTTLGDNFGIINAENLRKAHAFLETGKAKGKIVLEGF; encoded by the coding sequence ATGAATGCAATAGGGTATAAAGAGAATTTGCCAATTGAAAATGCAAAGTCCCTTCAAGATGTACAATTGGAAATACCAAGGGCAACGGGGAGGGATATTTTAGTTGAGATAAAAGCCATTTCGGTTAATCCAGCAGATTATAAAGTACGCCTTGGAATGCCAGTTGATGGAGACAATTGGAAAGTAATAGGATGGGACGCCACCGGAATTGTTAAGGATGTTGGTGATAAAGTCACACTCTTTAAGGCGGGAGATGAGGTGTATTACGCGGGAGATTTTACACGCCAAGGAAGTTATGCGCAATATCAGATAGTTGATGAGCGTATTGTAGGTAAAAAGCCATCTAGTTTGTCGTATGCTGAAGCGGCAGCCTTGCCTTTAACAACACTCACGGCTTGGGAAATGTTATTCGATAGACTAGACGTTAATAAAAGTAACAACAACAAATCTATTCTAATAATAGGCGCAGCTGGTGGAGTTGGATCTATTATGGTACAATTGGTTAAAAAATTAACGAATCTAAAAATAATAGGCACGGCCTCTCGCAAGGAAACTTCGACTTGGTTACAAGATTTAGGAGTAGATAGGGTTATTAATCATCGAAATAAGCTTAGTGAAGAGCTTGACAAAAATAATTTGCCAGCGCCAGATTATGTTGTGAGCTTGAATGCAACAGAACATCATATAGATGAGATTGTAAAACTTATTAAACCCCAAGGAAAATTTGGTTTTATAGACGACCCTAAATCGATAAACATAATGCCCTTTAAAAGCAAAGCAGTTTCAATTCACATTGAGTTAATGTTTACGCGTTCTATGTTTCAAACTGCAGATATGATTGAGCAACATAACATATTGAATAAGGCTTCAGAGTTAATAGATAACGGAACGATTAAAACCACACTAGGTGATAATTTTGGAATTATTAACGCTGAAAACTTACGTAAAGCGCACGCTTTTTTAGAAACGGGAAAGGCAAAAGGGAAAATAGTATTAGAAGGATTTTAA
- a CDS encoding rhodanese-like domain-containing protein → MQDLTQTQWQEKVKEDNNAVVIDVRTPHEIEEGMIPHATHLDIQNAPTFMQGAQELDKSKNYYVYCRSGGRSAQACMILESMGFSNTYNLLGGFSEWTGDKTH, encoded by the coding sequence ATGCAAGACCTAACGCAAACGCAATGGCAAGAAAAAGTCAAAGAAGATAACAACGCCGTTGTTATAGACGTTCGTACTCCTCATGAAATTGAAGAGGGAATGATTCCTCATGCCACTCATTTAGATATTCAGAATGCGCCTACTTTTATGCAAGGTGCTCAAGAACTAGATAAATCTAAGAACTATTATGTGTATTGTCGTTCTGGCGGGCGCAGTGCTCAGGCATGTATGATTTTAGAATCAATGGGCTTTTCTAACACCTACAATCTATTAGGTGGTTTTTCTGAATGGACAGGAGATAAAACGCACTAG
- a CDS encoding enoyl-CoA hydratase/isomerase family protein, translated as MNYKNFQTFTATQKGAILTVDINFGPVNVQGQEMLADLSSLCLRLERDRSIKVVVFESSNAGYWVCHYDTDLLKDLSTEALPRNEVQLLDLQSVLERLSNVPQATIAKIEGFARGGGHEMALALDMRFAARGKAKFMQMEVGMGILPCGGGASRMARQAGLGKALEIILGARDWDADEAEKFGTINKALDADKIGPYVDALAERISKFPAESIAACKRAVYASIDLPIKEALREEAYQLFQATSKTPAVKRFQYANDNGAQFDHENQKNWEQMVIDIQEVN; from the coding sequence ATGAACTACAAGAACTTTCAGACATTTACAGCAACACAAAAAGGAGCAATTTTAACGGTAGATATCAATTTTGGACCAGTGAATGTTCAAGGGCAAGAAATGCTTGCCGATTTGAGCAGTTTGTGTTTACGATTGGAGCGAGACCGAAGCATTAAAGTGGTGGTTTTTGAATCATCTAATGCTGGCTATTGGGTATGCCACTACGATACAGACCTACTCAAAGATTTATCTACAGAGGCACTGCCCCGAAACGAAGTACAATTATTAGACTTACAATCTGTATTAGAAAGGTTAAGTAATGTACCCCAAGCAACCATCGCAAAAATTGAAGGTTTTGCGCGTGGAGGTGGGCATGAAATGGCACTGGCTTTAGATATGCGTTTTGCAGCTAGAGGAAAAGCAAAATTCATGCAGATGGAAGTAGGCATGGGAATTTTGCCTTGTGGAGGAGGTGCCTCTCGTATGGCTAGACAAGCAGGATTAGGTAAAGCTTTAGAAATTATTCTGGGAGCGAGAGATTGGGATGCCGATGAAGCTGAAAAATTTGGAACCATTAATAAAGCATTAGATGCCGATAAAATAGGCCCTTATGTAGATGCCCTGGCAGAACGTATTTCTAAGTTTCCAGCAGAATCTATTGCGGCATGTAAACGGGCTGTTTATGCATCTATAGATTTGCCAATCAAAGAAGCACTGCGAGAAGAAGCGTATCAATTATTCCAAGCAACCAGCAAGACACCAGCCGTAAAACGTTTTCAATACGCCAATGACAATGGTGCCCAATTTGATCATGAAAATCAGAAAAACTGGGAACAGATGGTTATTGACATTCAAGAAGTGAATTAA
- a CDS encoding DUF4437 domain-containing protein, with protein MKKKVIIYLAILFSFYASAQTSKIDNSLSKNEVVTVQDVAWGWLNPLRGDKSPAAGKLWGDRTDTLASGFLVKFKKGFSSPPHIHNVTYRGVVITGLLHNDDENAEEMWLPAGSFWQQPAGEAHITAALSNNNMAYIEIQEGPYLVKPTEEAFDNGERPVNVDSSNIVWLNASDITWVTDKSNVQTAFLWGSHAKGDLNASMLKLPVGFNGQIQNLSPNFRAVVIQGTLEHQVSDNKNIHTLEAGSYFGAAQNSTHKISVKNNQEVLVYIRTNGKFVVSTLKNK; from the coding sequence ATGAAGAAAAAAGTTATAATTTATTTAGCAATATTATTCAGTTTTTATGCAAGTGCTCAAACTTCTAAAATAGATAATTCACTATCTAAGAATGAGGTTGTAACGGTACAAGATGTAGCGTGGGGATGGTTAAACCCCTTGCGTGGTGATAAAAGTCCTGCTGCTGGAAAACTTTGGGGTGATAGAACAGATACGTTAGCTTCTGGTTTTTTAGTTAAATTTAAGAAGGGGTTTTCTTCCCCTCCTCATATTCATAATGTCACCTATCGAGGAGTTGTAATAACAGGATTGCTGCACAATGACGATGAAAATGCAGAAGAGATGTGGTTGCCAGCAGGTTCTTTCTGGCAACAGCCAGCAGGCGAGGCACATATAACGGCTGCTTTGTCAAACAACAATATGGCTTATATAGAAATTCAAGAAGGACCATATTTAGTGAAACCAACCGAAGAAGCTTTCGATAATGGCGAACGTCCTGTTAATGTCGATTCATCGAATATTGTCTGGCTAAACGCTTCAGATATTACTTGGGTTACAGACAAAAGTAATGTGCAGACTGCATTTTTATGGGGAAGTCATGCCAAAGGAGATTTAAATGCAAGTATGCTAAAACTTCCCGTTGGTTTTAATGGCCAAATCCAAAATTTAAGTCCTAACTTTAGAGCAGTTGTTATTCAAGGAACATTAGAGCATCAAGTTTCAGATAACAAGAATATACATACTTTAGAGGCAGGAAGCTATTTTGGCGCCGCACAAAATTCAACGCATAAAATTTCAGTAAAAAACAATCAAGAAGTGCTAGTTTATATACGAACAAATGGAAAATTTGTAGTCAGTACTTTAAAGAACAAGTAA
- a CDS encoding anthranilate synthase component II, with protein MKIVVIDNYDSFVYNLVHYLEEFECDVTVFRNDRFLIEELANFDKILLSPGPGIPDEAGLLKKVITTYAGKKPILGVCLGQQAIAEVFGGTIINLSNVFHGVATKANLTVKDEPLFKNIETPIEIGRYHSWVVATNNFPESLEITSTDENGQIMSLRHRELDVRGVQFHPESVLTPKGKQMIQNWIHS; from the coding sequence ATGAAAATTGTAGTCATAGATAATTACGACAGCTTTGTGTATAATTTAGTACACTATTTAGAAGAATTTGAATGCGACGTAACTGTTTTTCGTAACGATCGGTTTTTAATTGAAGAACTAGCGAACTTCGACAAGATTCTCTTATCACCAGGCCCTGGTATTCCCGATGAAGCGGGGTTACTCAAAAAAGTAATAACTACCTATGCTGGCAAAAAGCCAATTCTTGGTGTTTGCCTTGGGCAACAAGCTATAGCAGAAGTCTTTGGTGGCACCATTATTAACTTAAGCAACGTATTTCATGGTGTTGCTACAAAAGCAAATCTAACTGTTAAAGACGAACCGCTTTTCAAAAATATTGAAACCCCTATAGAAATTGGAAGATACCATTCGTGGGTGGTTGCAACCAACAATTTTCCTGAGAGTCTCGAAATTACCTCCACAGATGAGAACGGACAAATAATGTCGCTTCGACATAGAGAATTAGACGTCAGAGGTGTTCAATTTCATCCTGAAAGTGTCCTAACTCCAAAAGGTAAACAAATGATTCAAAATTGGATTCATAGCTAA
- a CDS encoding MarR family winged helix-turn-helix transcriptional regulator: MRIEEEIKATGVMELAAKTVINIAYTSRSLEEPFKTFLKEYDLSTQQFNVLRILRGQRGKPANLSTLQERMIDRNSNTTRLVDKLLKKGWVVRQVCANNRRKIEIFITEDGLQLLKTLDPIVTEKNKRSVSNLTKTELGTLNTLLDKLRS; the protein is encoded by the coding sequence ATGAGAATAGAAGAAGAAATAAAAGCAACGGGGGTTATGGAGTTAGCCGCTAAAACGGTTATCAACATAGCATACACCAGCAGGTCTTTAGAAGAACCTTTTAAAACTTTTCTAAAAGAGTACGATCTGTCCACCCAACAGTTTAATGTGCTTCGAATTTTAAGAGGTCAACGTGGCAAACCTGCTAATCTCTCTACCTTACAAGAACGAATGATAGACAGAAATAGCAATACAACCCGTCTTGTAGATAAACTTCTAAAAAAAGGATGGGTCGTTCGACAAGTATGTGCTAATAATCGAAGAAAAATAGAAATTTTCATTACCGAAGACGGCCTGCAACTTTTAAAAACACTCGATCCAATTGTTACAGAGAAAAACAAAAGAAGTGTAAGCAATCTCACCAAAACAGAACTAGGAACCTTAAATACATTATTAGATAAACTAAGATCATAA
- a CDS encoding YceI family protein, whose translation MKTLKLTVLVAIVALTSAFTTPVKKKIDIIKSSIEWKGKKILGSHTGTIQLKEGYLEMEGDNLVGGMFVVDMTTINVTDLEGESKGKLEGHLKSADFFGVDNFPTATLVIKNATKDRNTYEVIADITIKGQTEAISFDLEMGESAAQTSFKIDRTKFGVRYGSGSFADNLGDNAISDKFTIDVMLKF comes from the coding sequence ATGAAAACGCTAAAATTAACTGTATTAGTAGCAATAGTTGCACTAACCTCTGCATTTACAACACCCGTAAAAAAGAAAATAGACATTATAAAGAGTTCTATTGAATGGAAAGGAAAAAAGATTCTTGGTTCGCACACCGGGACCATTCAATTAAAAGAAGGATACCTTGAAATGGAAGGAGACAATCTTGTGGGTGGGATGTTTGTAGTAGACATGACCACAATTAATGTAACAGACCTAGAAGGAGAAAGCAAAGGCAAGTTGGAAGGACATCTTAAAAGTGCCGATTTCTTTGGTGTTGACAATTTTCCAACCGCAACACTTGTTATTAAAAATGCAACAAAAGACAGAAACACCTATGAAGTTATCGCAGATATTACCATAAAAGGTCAAACCGAAGCCATATCATTCGACTTAGAAATGGGTGAAAGCGCAGCACAAACCAGTTTTAAAATCGACCGAACTAAATTTGGCGTACGCTATGGTTCTGGAAGTTTCGCAGACAACTTAGGCGACAATGCTATTTCAGACAAATTTACAATTGATGTAATGCTGAAATTTTAA